A window of Paenibacillus polygoni contains these coding sequences:
- a CDS encoding manganese catalase family protein codes for MFRHQKELQFEVKVERPDPLFARQVQEVLGGQFGEMTVMMQYLFQGFNCRGEEKYKDMLMDIGTEEIGHVEMLCALISQLMDGASPEDQEAAAKDPVTAAIMGGINPQHLLVSGLGGLPTNSNGVPWNGNYIVASGNLLADMRSNLHAESQGRLQVARLYHMTKDEGVRATLRKMLARDRYHQYQWMAAIQELEEKNGVVVPATFPGEAEMEAQPEAYKFWDLSEGNESSEGLWATGSAQDGSGDFVYVADPVPQGQVYKPEIPPTNIHHDLDAVKVPLKK; via the coding sequence ATGTTTCGTCATCAGAAAGAATTACAATTTGAAGTGAAGGTAGAACGTCCAGACCCGTTATTTGCACGCCAGGTGCAGGAAGTGCTAGGTGGACAATTTGGTGAAATGACTGTCATGATGCAATATTTGTTCCAAGGCTTTAATTGCCGCGGTGAGGAAAAATATAAAGATATGCTCATGGATATCGGTACAGAAGAAATCGGTCATGTCGAAATGCTATGTGCCTTGATCAGTCAACTTATGGATGGAGCTTCACCGGAAGATCAGGAAGCAGCAGCGAAGGATCCAGTTACTGCAGCGATTATGGGCGGTATAAATCCTCAGCATTTGCTTGTGAGCGGTCTTGGTGGATTGCCAACCAACTCGAATGGTGTACCTTGGAACGGTAATTATATCGTAGCGAGTGGCAACTTGCTTGCAGATATGCGCTCAAATCTCCATGCAGAGAGCCAAGGAAGACTTCAGGTTGCTAGACTCTATCACATGACCAAAGATGAAGGTGTTCGTGCAACTTTACGTAAAATGTTGGCACGAGATCGTTATCACCAGTACCAATGGATGGCAGCCATTCAGGAATTAGAAGAGAAGAATGGAGTAGTCGTACCTGCTACCTTCCCAGGGGAAGCGGAAATGGAAGCTCAGCCTGAAGCTTATAAATTCTGGGATCTATCCGAAGGTAATGAATCCAGTGAAGGATTGTGGGCTACAGGCAGCGCACAAGATGGATCAGGCGACTTTGTATACGTAGCAGATCCTGTTCCTCAAGGTCAAGTGTACAAGCCAGAGATTCCTCCAACGAATATTCATCATGATCTGGATGCTGTAAAAGTTCCATTAAAAAAATAA
- a CDS encoding DUF2087 domain-containing protein produces the protein MTDQHYDFAYDASLEEIKRGYIETETEYTCVCCGYTAEKGVIYPHNEVLYESFRYIQIHIQEEHGSVFQFLISQDKKVSGLSDIQRRLLAEFYEGKKDAEIQKELGIGSTSTIRNHRFVLREKERQAKALLAVMELLHSRDHDTPVMPVLSPNNRAGQATNKEVNLTAEQEKVLTKYFPFGTDGPLETFAVQEKYRLIIMNEIAKRFDPNKVYSESEVNGILDQIYEDYVLLRRSMVDYGILSREEDGSSYWLTPKEGESRKMANRREELKQLAKEIKTEAGVYQIRNKENGKRYVASTPNLKSLNGQQFMLNMGSHRNRRLQEEWKEYGEEAFEIEVVEKLKIPEGNIFFDVKDALKKLEASWLEKLQPYGENGYNEA, from the coding sequence ATGACGGACCAACACTATGATTTTGCATATGATGCCTCATTGGAGGAAATCAAGCGCGGCTATATCGAGACAGAGACTGAGTATACCTGTGTCTGCTGTGGTTATACCGCTGAAAAAGGAGTGATTTATCCTCATAATGAAGTCTTATATGAATCATTCAGATATATACAGATCCATATTCAAGAAGAGCATGGGTCGGTATTTCAATTCTTGATCTCACAGGACAAGAAAGTGAGCGGACTTTCTGATATACAGCGCAGGCTGCTGGCAGAATTTTATGAAGGAAAAAAAGATGCGGAAATTCAAAAAGAATTAGGAATCGGTTCTACTTCAACGATTCGCAATCATCGGTTTGTACTTAGGGAGAAGGAGAGACAAGCGAAAGCACTGCTGGCTGTAATGGAACTGCTGCACTCGCGAGACCACGATACCCCTGTCATGCCTGTATTATCGCCAAATAACAGAGCAGGCCAAGCTACCAATAAGGAGGTCAATTTGACCGCTGAGCAGGAGAAAGTACTGACTAAATACTTCCCTTTTGGTACAGATGGACCACTCGAGACTTTTGCAGTGCAAGAGAAATATCGACTCATTATTATGAATGAGATTGCAAAACGTTTTGACCCGAACAAAGTATATTCCGAGTCCGAAGTGAATGGGATTCTAGATCAAATTTATGAGGATTATGTGTTGCTTCGCAGATCGATGGTGGACTATGGCATACTCAGCCGGGAAGAGGATGGAAGCAGTTACTGGCTTACCCCGAAGGAAGGAGAGAGTCGTAAAATGGCAAATCGCAGAGAAGAGTTAAAACAACTGGCAAAAGAAATAAAGACAGAGGCCGGCGTTTATCAAATTCGCAATAAAGAAAATGGGAAAAGGTATGTGGCAAGTACACCCAACCTGAAAAGCCTGAATGGTCAACAATTTATGCTGAATATGGGAAGTCACCGTAACCGCAGGCTTCAAGAAGAATGGAAAGAGTATGGGGAAGAAGCTTTCGAGATTGAAGTTGTGGAAAAATTAAAAATCCCAGAGGGAAATATCTTTTTTGATGTAAAAGATGCATTGAAAAAATTGGAGGCAAGCTGGCTTGAGAAGCTTCAGCCTTATGGAGAGAACGGGTATAACGAGGCTTAA
- a CDS encoding glycoside hydrolase family 88/105 protein: MIKSDVAKTPMQWAAAAADAIMATYKPGELPPAHRWHYHQGVFLCGVEQIAEQLGETRYDEYIQGYIDDLVDEQGNLFFARDELDSIQAGLLLFRQAERTGKPQYKVAAEKLRSLFGTLNRTAEGGFWHKDKYPHQMWLDGLYMGGVFALKYADTYGDEELREEVLRQERLMRTYMKDERTGLLYHAWDESRQMPWADPDTGCSPEFWGRSLGWYGLALAEFIALLPEEHPSHAELKEELRAFVEAIIRYQDEETGLWYQVVDKGSHPDNWVETSCSSLFVYTIARAVQQSAADVSCMSSARKGFAGLVQMMETDELGHLVMPSICIGTSAGDYENYVTRPVSKNDLHGVGAFIMAAIAMQDKMTK; the protein is encoded by the coding sequence ATGATTAAATCAGATGTGGCAAAAACACCTATGCAATGGGCTGCAGCTGCGGCAGATGCCATCATGGCAACGTATAAACCAGGCGAACTTCCGCCAGCCCATCGCTGGCATTATCATCAGGGTGTCTTTTTATGCGGGGTTGAGCAGATTGCTGAGCAGTTAGGAGAGACTCGGTATGACGAATATATTCAAGGGTATATCGATGATCTAGTGGATGAGCAAGGAAACCTATTCTTCGCACGGGACGAGCTGGACTCCATACAGGCAGGGCTGTTATTGTTCCGCCAAGCAGAGCGGACGGGGAAACCGCAATATAAAGTGGCAGCAGAGAAGCTCCGCAGTTTATTTGGAACCTTAAACCGAACTGCAGAAGGCGGATTTTGGCACAAAGATAAATATCCTCATCAAATGTGGCTGGATGGACTATATATGGGCGGTGTCTTTGCTCTAAAGTATGCTGACACCTATGGGGATGAGGAACTGCGGGAAGAAGTATTACGGCAAGAACGGCTGATGCGTACATACATGAAGGATGAGCGGACGGGGCTGCTTTATCACGCTTGGGATGAAAGCCGGCAGATGCCGTGGGCAGACCCTGACACAGGCTGTTCACCTGAGTTCTGGGGCCGATCGCTCGGCTGGTATGGATTGGCACTTGCTGAGTTTATCGCACTGCTCCCAGAGGAGCATCCGAGCCATGCTGAACTGAAAGAGGAGCTCCGGGCATTCGTAGAAGCAATTATTCGCTATCAAGATGAAGAGACAGGCCTATGGTATCAAGTTGTCGATAAAGGCAGCCATCCGGATAACTGGGTGGAAACCTCCTGCTCAAGCTTATTTGTTTATACGATTGCTAGGGCTGTCCAGCAGTCTGCTGCTGACGTTTCCTGTATGTCCTCTGCCCGCAAAGGTTTTGCCGGACTCGTTCAGATGATGGAAACCGATGAACTGGGACACTTGGTAATGCCGTCTATATGCATCGGTACCTCTGCAGGGGATTACGAGAATTATGTAACTCGCCCAGTAAGCAAAAACGATCTGCATGGCGTGGGTGCATTTATCATGGCGGCCATTGCTATGCAGGATAAGATGACGAAATAG
- a CDS encoding carbohydrate ABC transporter permease, which translates to MVEDRTLSGRLFVAVNYTLLTIIALVTVLPFIHVVAGSFTTNAEIAAKKFVLIPTVWSLEAYKFIFSTDTIFRALSVSVGVTMIGTLLSMFVTSLMAYGLSRRDLDGRNVIMFLVVFTMLFSGGMIPTFLVVKELGLIDSYAALILPSAIGAFNMIILKNFFQNIPEGLEESAKIDGCNDFGILFRIVLPLSLPSIATISLFYAVTYWNTYLSAILYLNDSQMWPIQVLLRQIVVLASGMDYSSNLDSAVPPPDQSVKMAVIVVATLPILLVYPFLQKHFAKGAMLGSIKG; encoded by the coding sequence ATGGTAGAAGATCGTACGCTTAGCGGTCGACTGTTTGTTGCGGTTAACTATACGCTGCTGACGATTATCGCACTTGTTACCGTGCTCCCGTTCATCCACGTGGTAGCGGGCTCGTTTACGACGAACGCCGAGATTGCAGCCAAGAAATTTGTTCTTATTCCAACGGTTTGGAGTCTTGAGGCCTATAAGTTTATTTTTTCGACGGATACCATTTTCAGAGCACTCAGTGTATCCGTTGGTGTTACGATGATAGGGACACTACTCAGTATGTTCGTTACGTCGCTAATGGCCTATGGATTGTCGCGCCGCGATCTAGACGGACGAAACGTTATTATGTTCCTCGTTGTATTTACGATGCTGTTTAGCGGCGGGATGATCCCTACTTTTTTAGTAGTTAAAGAGCTTGGCCTGATTGACAGCTACGCAGCACTTATACTGCCATCCGCGATTGGTGCATTTAACATGATTATACTCAAGAACTTCTTTCAGAACATACCCGAAGGACTTGAAGAATCAGCTAAAATTGATGGCTGTAATGACTTTGGAATCTTATTTCGCATTGTTCTGCCGCTCTCTTTGCCGTCAATTGCAACCATTTCTCTTTTTTACGCCGTTACCTACTGGAATACGTATTTGAGCGCTATTCTGTATTTGAACGACAGCCAAATGTGGCCGATTCAAGTATTGCTTCGTCAGATCGTTGTTCTTGCATCGGGGATGGATTACAGCTCAAACCTCGATTCTGCTGTTCCCCCGCCTGATCAATCGGTCAAGATGGCGGTAATCGTCGTAGCTACTCTGCCGATTTTACTAGTATATCCATTCCTGCAAAAGCATTTTGCCAAAGGAGCTATGCTTGGTTCTATTAAAGGATAA
- a CDS encoding ABC transporter permease — protein MEETVISRQVTKTQPAWRKRFWRNKLLYLMIVPGIIYFLIFKYIPMFGLVISFQDYKPFKGILGSEWVGFKHFERLFTEPDFWNILSNTLLLFGMNLLFYFPIPIILALMLNEVRITFFKRFFQTLVYLPHFMSWVIIVSISYVMLTMDGGIVNELLVQLGFSKINFLLSPEWFRPTYIIQVIWREAGWGTIIYLAAIAAVDPQLYEAARMDGAGRLRQVWHITLPAIRSVIIVLLILKIGDVLELGFEHVYLLLNSMNRDVAEIIDTYVYTAGLRQMQFSYSAAVGFFKSLVGLVLVMLANHLSKKMGEEGIY, from the coding sequence ATGGAGGAGACCGTGATCAGCCGACAAGTTACCAAGACACAGCCCGCATGGCGCAAGCGATTTTGGCGAAACAAATTATTGTATCTCATGATTGTGCCCGGCATTATTTATTTTCTTATCTTTAAATATATCCCGATGTTTGGACTAGTCATTTCGTTCCAAGACTATAAACCGTTCAAAGGCATACTAGGGAGCGAATGGGTAGGATTTAAGCATTTTGAGCGGTTGTTTACTGAGCCTGATTTCTGGAATATTTTATCTAATACTTTACTATTGTTTGGCATGAACCTGCTATTTTACTTTCCCATACCTATTATCTTGGCCTTAATGCTTAATGAGGTGCGAATTACGTTTTTCAAAAGATTTTTTCAAACCTTGGTTTATCTGCCCCATTTCATGTCATGGGTCATCATCGTATCCATCAGTTATGTCATGCTGACCATGGACGGCGGCATCGTCAATGAACTGCTTGTTCAACTTGGCTTTAGCAAAATTAATTTCCTGCTTAGTCCTGAGTGGTTCCGGCCGACCTATATTATTCAGGTGATCTGGCGTGAAGCGGGCTGGGGAACCATTATATATCTGGCGGCAATTGCAGCAGTAGATCCTCAGCTGTATGAAGCAGCAAGGATGGACGGTGCAGGACGGCTTCGTCAAGTGTGGCATATCACGCTGCCTGCCATTCGCAGTGTAATTATCGTTCTATTAATATTGAAAATTGGCGATGTTCTGGAGCTTGGCTTTGAGCACGTATACCTGCTGCTCAATTCAATGAATCGGGATGTTGCTGAAATAATTGACACTTATGTGTATACCGCTGGACTAAGACAAATGCAGTTCAGTTATAGTGCGGCAGTCGGCTTCTTCAAGTCACTTGTTGGTTTAGTACTCGTTATGCTGGCAAATCACTTATCCAAAAAAATGGGTGAAGAAGGCATCTATTAA
- a CDS encoding extracellular solute-binding protein yields MKKKKPLSLALSAVMSLTLLLSACSGGNGTGTTSNGSGDTGSNANGSTQKDDSPAQITVMLPLNTAETPTDTIKNELEKLTNTKLTYQFFPADTYEEKLNTAFATGSLPQATYLKNATTFLLMREAIKEGQFWEIGPYLSEFPNLSKLKPEVLDNTKVEGKLYSLYLGRPLARQGIIYRKDWADKLNIAPPETTEELFAMAKAFTEQDPDGNGQNDTTGIADRNELVFGAFKTVSSWFGTPNNWGEKDGKLLPEFMFPEYIDTMNFFKSLRDNGYMNQDFAATSKTDAVNLFTSGKAGIYIGGSMPDITTLDKDLIKNVPTAVLDAHSMVKSPDGNIHQWMIAGYNNLVLFPKTAVKDEAELKKILGFFDKMMTPEVANLMFWGIEGTHYTVVDGKAKPSEDKELTEREVKGYKDSVIGEAETNGMYESLNELPGRIHAEELIKENEKYGVKDPTAALDSATYALKGVELQQTITDATYKFIYGQIDQAGFEKEIEKWKKQGGEQMIEEFNASYKK; encoded by the coding sequence ATGAAAAAGAAAAAGCCTTTATCCTTGGCTCTAAGTGCTGTCATGTCCCTAACACTGCTTCTTTCTGCCTGCTCCGGCGGAAACGGTACAGGCACAACATCTAACGGATCCGGTGATACGGGTTCCAACGCTAACGGCAGTACACAGAAGGATGACAGCCCAGCACAAATTACCGTCATGCTGCCGCTGAATACGGCGGAGACTCCAACTGACACCATTAAAAATGAACTAGAGAAGCTGACAAACACAAAACTTACGTATCAATTTTTCCCAGCAGATACATACGAGGAGAAGTTAAACACTGCATTTGCTACCGGCTCCCTGCCGCAAGCGACATATTTAAAAAATGCTACAACCTTCTTGCTCATGCGTGAAGCAATTAAGGAAGGACAGTTCTGGGAGATTGGCCCTTATTTAAGCGAGTTCCCTAATCTCAGCAAGTTGAAGCCAGAAGTACTTGATAATACAAAGGTCGAAGGCAAATTATATTCTTTATATCTCGGCCGCCCGCTTGCCCGTCAAGGAATTATCTATCGTAAAGACTGGGCAGATAAGCTGAATATTGCTCCTCCTGAAACAACAGAAGAGCTGTTTGCTATGGCTAAAGCATTTACTGAGCAGGACCCTGACGGCAATGGACAAAATGATACAACAGGTATCGCAGATCGTAATGAGCTCGTCTTTGGTGCTTTTAAGACAGTATCCTCCTGGTTCGGAACACCGAACAACTGGGGCGAGAAAGACGGCAAGCTGCTGCCTGAATTTATGTTCCCTGAATATATCGATACTATGAACTTTTTTAAATCTCTTCGTGATAACGGTTACATGAACCAAGATTTTGCTGCAACAAGTAAAACAGATGCTGTTAACTTATTCACGAGTGGTAAAGCAGGGATTTATATCGGCGGATCTATGCCGGATATTACAACCCTTGATAAGGACCTTATCAAAAACGTACCAACCGCTGTTCTTGATGCGCACAGTATGGTGAAAAGCCCAGACGGCAACATTCATCAATGGATGATTGCAGGTTATAACAACCTGGTATTGTTCCCAAAAACAGCAGTTAAGGATGAGGCAGAACTCAAGAAAATTCTAGGTTTCTTCGACAAAATGATGACTCCAGAAGTAGCTAACCTCATGTTCTGGGGCATCGAAGGCACACACTATACCGTTGTAGATGGAAAGGCGAAGCCATCTGAAGATAAGGAACTGACAGAACGTGAAGTGAAGGGCTATAAGGACAGTGTCATCGGTGAAGCAGAAACCAATGGCATGTATGAGAGCTTAAATGAGCTGCCAGGACGCATTCATGCGGAGGAGCTTATTAAGGAGAATGAGAAGTACGGCGTGAAAGACCCTACTGCTGCACTGGATTCAGCTACCTATGCATTGAAAGGCGTAGAGCTGCAACAGACGATTACTGATGCTACGTACAAGTTTATCTATGGACAAATCGACCAAGCCGGCTTTGAGAAGGAAATTGAGAAATGGAAGAAGCAAGGCGGCGAGCAAATGATCGAGGAGTTTAATGCAAGTTACAAAAAATAA
- a CDS encoding extracellular solute-binding protein has product MKGFKSVYKAFVTYSIIFIILLFVSACSNNSSEQPNAASIGDSPISIMLPLHFPTPPSHEMHSLLEEWSGFSLDINWIPDGIYSDKMNTALTTNSLKKVTFVRNVDYLLLKNTIRSGAFWEIGPYLEDYPNLKYLNKDILKQTSVDNRIYGLYTERPSSRQGVIIRQDWLDHLGLTVPRTLEELYEVLHAFTYNDPDGNGKADTIGLADRNDLIYGAFKTVSSYFGTPNNWSMEDGTFIPEFETQAYMETMNFFKKLYNEQLINRDFAVTSKEVQRNMIISGKAGVYIGSMTDIQRLYEEAKIIDPDASFTLSNRIKGPDGYRVWSIPNYNGLYLFSKKAIKTEEELKHILAFFDRTMNKDIANLLKYGIEGKHYILENGQVRLPEETTQLRIQEVNAFYMLMIADMNNPSVMDVTEKEPLTALADQLSEDNENFLVADPAAHLESKTYDERNAELSKIITDATYNYILGNLTEQEFQQETKRWRVNGGNTIIKELTEAL; this is encoded by the coding sequence ATGAAAGGGTTCAAATCAGTCTATAAAGCATTTGTAACATATTCCATTATTTTCATTATACTTCTATTTGTAAGCGCATGCAGTAATAATTCTTCAGAACAACCCAATGCTGCCTCGATAGGGGATTCACCCATTTCCATCATGCTCCCCCTTCACTTCCCTACACCCCCAAGTCATGAAATGCATTCCTTGCTGGAAGAATGGAGCGGATTTAGCCTAGATATTAACTGGATTCCTGATGGTATCTATAGCGATAAGATGAATACTGCCTTAACAACGAATTCCTTAAAGAAAGTGACCTTTGTTAGAAATGTGGACTATCTTCTCCTGAAGAATACTATAAGATCCGGCGCATTCTGGGAGATCGGACCTTACTTAGAGGATTATCCTAACCTTAAATACTTAAATAAAGATATTCTGAAACAAACATCTGTTGATAATCGCATCTATGGTTTATATACAGAGCGTCCATCGTCACGACAAGGCGTAATCATTCGGCAGGATTGGCTTGATCATCTTGGACTTACCGTGCCGCGAACGCTTGAAGAATTGTATGAGGTTCTTCATGCTTTTACATATAATGACCCTGATGGGAACGGGAAGGCAGATACGATTGGCCTTGCGGACCGTAATGATCTAATCTATGGAGCGTTCAAGACCGTCAGCTCGTATTTCGGAACACCGAATAACTGGAGTATGGAGGATGGCACATTTATACCAGAGTTTGAGACACAAGCTTATATGGAGACAATGAACTTTTTTAAAAAACTATATAATGAGCAGCTCATTAACCGTGATTTTGCTGTGACAAGCAAAGAAGTGCAGCGAAATATGATCATCAGCGGCAAAGCCGGGGTCTATATTGGAAGCATGACTGATATTCAGCGCTTATATGAGGAAGCTAAAATAATTGATCCGGATGCTTCATTTACGTTATCCAACCGGATTAAGGGGCCTGACGGATACCGGGTATGGTCTATACCGAATTACAATGGATTATATTTATTTTCCAAAAAGGCCATTAAGACAGAAGAAGAACTAAAGCACATCTTAGCTTTCTTTGACCGCACAATGAATAAGGATATAGCAAATTTATTGAAATATGGCATAGAAGGTAAGCATTATATACTGGAGAACGGCCAAGTCCGTCTTCCGGAAGAAACCACTCAGCTGCGTATTCAAGAAGTGAATGCTTTTTATATGTTGATGATTGCCGACATGAATAACCCAAGTGTTATGGACGTCACGGAGAAAGAGCCCTTAACAGCCTTAGCGGACCAGCTTAGCGAGGATAATGAAAACTTCCTTGTTGCAGACCCTGCGGCTCATTTGGAATCAAAGACGTATGATGAGCGGAACGCGGAACTCAGTAAAATTATTACGGACGCTACCTACAATTATATTCTTGGCAACTTAACAGAGCAGGAATTTCAGCAGGAGACAAAGCGCTGGCGTGTAAATGGCGGCAATACCATTATTAAAGAGTTAACTGAAGCTTTATAA
- a CDS encoding AraC family transcriptional regulator, which translates to MRSLSFLSKMTIFGFLLSTLPVIFIGTFSYLTSYNEIQKNVNESKLMLIMQIKSNVEQKLTTVNQTLNQVINSSFMKKALNLNITENDFIMYNDLRTEIRYMQSFDTKLEDVILINDRYNWMIKNSGLYKFDEYPYHDQLASLMKLPDSTSWSLNPSTWFYSEENANNSACSYSIGLVKHLPSRGLDPYGLAIASIPACDIQSLLGTNPSDLSGLMILNEQGKIILHSDESLIGEPAEKTGIQSLTQLNGASGQYKSHIGDEPFSITYYRSDFNDWTYVSYDSIQSMTSESKKIGAYTLYACLLILLICITIAWLGSKRMYSPIKLLLKQFGHRSVDEKTSNEFQLIGEQVHALFQSKSRLEDEVRKQLKQVRTFFLIRAFQGKVKAKELHDKLEQFDYGRQLEEWKTMSVLTIQIGTLEQTRYEKQDLELLLFAVQNMVEELIPEEEQLAPVMIDHTVVALMGSKESEKTSFQAKIYTATEQLMSEITSYLGVQVSIGMSLPFHDIRTLSIAYKEGLEALKHRMTLGDGIIIQFENINSGKPYLKLNYPNHLENELLDAIKLANAEKAKDLLEQLLRHVFATEMSPQEYQIPLSRLLNNLLITMQESGISLKQIYYGTGTLFEELLDCHIVAEIEDWFWTAVIHPMIKVFRDRQDAQYHNISEKIIELIHRYYDTDLTLEECASRLHYNANYLSSVFRKETNYFFSEYLSAYRFQIAKKWLAETDIPVKDIAAKLRYNNSQNFIRSFRKQEGITPGQYRQKTMQIEA; encoded by the coding sequence ATGCGTTCTTTAAGTTTTCTATCCAAAATGACGATCTTCGGGTTCTTATTAAGCACGCTTCCGGTTATTTTTATCGGTACCTTCTCTTATTTAACATCTTACAATGAAATTCAGAAAAACGTAAATGAAAGCAAGTTAATGTTAATCATGCAAATTAAATCCAATGTAGAGCAAAAATTAACGACTGTCAACCAAACACTTAATCAGGTAATAAATTCATCATTTATGAAGAAAGCTCTTAATTTAAATATAACTGAAAACGATTTCATCATGTATAACGACTTGCGTACAGAAATCCGCTATATGCAATCATTCGATACCAAGCTCGAAGATGTCATTCTTATTAATGATCGTTATAACTGGATGATTAAAAATTCCGGTCTATATAAGTTTGATGAGTATCCCTATCATGATCAGCTGGCGAGCCTGATGAAGCTTCCTGATTCAACCTCTTGGTCTTTAAATCCATCTACATGGTTCTACAGCGAAGAAAATGCCAATAATTCAGCCTGCTCCTACAGCATAGGTCTTGTGAAACATCTCCCTTCGAGAGGACTTGATCCATATGGGCTGGCAATCGCGAGCATTCCCGCCTGTGATATACAGTCCTTGCTGGGTACGAATCCATCCGATCTAAGCGGACTGATGATTCTGAATGAGCAGGGGAAAATTATTTTGCACTCGGATGAATCATTAATTGGCGAGCCTGCGGAGAAGACAGGCATTCAAAGTCTTACTCAATTGAACGGTGCTTCGGGTCAATATAAGTCTCATATTGGGGATGAACCTTTTTCCATAACCTATTATCGTTCTGATTTTAATGACTGGACTTATGTCAGCTATGATTCTATTCAAAGTATGACCAGTGAATCCAAAAAAATTGGAGCGTATACGCTTTATGCCTGTTTACTGATTCTGCTTATTTGCATCACGATTGCCTGGCTGGGTTCAAAACGGATGTATTCCCCTATTAAATTACTACTGAAACAATTTGGCCACCGGAGTGTAGATGAGAAGACGAGCAACGAGTTCCAACTGATTGGAGAGCAGGTTCATGCTTTATTTCAGTCAAAATCGAGATTAGAAGATGAAGTAAGAAAGCAGCTTAAGCAAGTGCGTACCTTTTTCTTAATTCGTGCTTTCCAAGGCAAGGTGAAGGCAAAAGAGCTGCATGACAAGCTAGAGCAGTTTGATTACGGCCGGCAGCTTGAGGAGTGGAAGACAATGTCGGTGCTTACCATACAAATAGGAACACTTGAGCAAACGAGATATGAGAAGCAGGATTTAGAGCTCTTATTATTTGCTGTGCAAAATATGGTGGAAGAGCTTATCCCAGAGGAAGAACAGCTGGCTCCCGTGATGATTGACCATACGGTTGTTGCCCTTATGGGCAGCAAGGAGAGTGAAAAGACGTCTTTTCAAGCTAAAATCTATACCGCAACAGAGCAGCTAATGAGTGAGATTACAAGTTACTTAGGCGTGCAGGTCAGCATTGGCATGAGTCTTCCGTTCCATGATATCCGCACCCTTTCAATCGCTTATAAAGAAGGGTTAGAGGCGTTAAAGCATCGCATGACTCTTGGGGACGGCATTATCATTCAGTTCGAGAACATTAACTCGGGAAAACCTTACTTAAAACTCAATTACCCCAATCATCTAGAAAATGAGCTGCTGGATGCGATTAAGCTCGCAAATGCTGAGAAAGCAAAAGATCTGCTCGAACAGCTGCTTAGGCATGTGTTTGCCACGGAGATGTCACCGCAGGAGTACCAGATTCCGTTATCGCGTCTGCTGAATAACCTGCTGATTACGATGCAGGAATCCGGTATTAGCTTGAAGCAGATTTATTATGGAACAGGAACGTTGTTTGAGGAATTGCTGGATTGCCATATTGTAGCTGAAATTGAGGATTGGTTCTGGACAGCTGTGATCCATCCGATGATTAAGGTGTTCCGAGATCGTCAGGATGCACAGTATCACAACATATCGGAGAAAATAATTGAGCTTATTCATCGTTATTATGATACCGATCTGACACTCGAAGAATGTGCCTCAAGGCTTCACTACAATGCTAACTACTTAAGCAGCGTGTTTCGAAAAGAAACAAATTACTTTTTCAGTGAATATTTATCTGCTTACCGATTTCAAATCGCGAAGAAGTGGCTGGCCGAAACGGATATTCCCGTAAAAGACATTGCGGCAAAGCTTCGGTATAACAATTCGCAGAATTTTATTCGTTCGTTCCGTAAACAGGAAGGGATTACGCCTGGTCAATACAGACAAAAAACGATGCAAATCGAAGCCTGA